From Grus americana isolate bGruAme1 chromosome 22, bGruAme1.mat, whole genome shotgun sequence, the proteins below share one genomic window:
- the LOC129195297 gene encoding feather keratin 1-like, translated as MSCYNQCLPCQPCGPTPLANSCNEPCVRQCQDSTVVIQPSPVVVTLPGPILSSFPQSTAVGSSTSAAVGSILSSEGVPISSGGFGLSGFGLSGFGSRNCGRRCLPC; from the coding sequence atgtcctgctacaaccagtgcctgccctgccagccctgcggcccgaccccgctggccaacagctgcaacgagccctgcgtcaggcagtgccaggactccaccgtcgtcatccagccctcccccgtggtggtgaccctgcccggccccatcctcagctccttcccgcagAGCACCGCCGTGGgatcctccacctccgctgccgttggcagcatcctcagctctgagggagtgcccatctcctccggGGGCTTTggcctctccggcttcggcctctccggcttcggcAGCCGCAACTgcggcaggaggtgcctcccctgctaa
- the LOC129195692 gene encoding feather keratin 1-like — MSCYNQCLPCQPCGPTPLANSCNEPCVRQCQDSTVVIQPSPVVVTLPGPILSSFPQSTAVGSSTSAAVGSILSSEGVPISSAGFGLSGFGSRNCSRRCLPC, encoded by the coding sequence atgtcctgctacaaccagtgcctgccctgccagccctgcggcccgaccccgctggccaacagctgcaacgagccctgcgtcaggcagtgccaggactccaccgtcgtcatccagccctcccccgtggtggtgaccctgcccggccccatcctcagctccttcccgcagAGCACCGCCGTGGgatcctccacctccgctgccgttggcagcatcctcagctctgagggagtgcccatctcctccgCGGGCTTTggcctctccggcttcggcAGCCGCAACTGCAGCAGGAGGtgcctcccctgctaa
- the LOC129195299 gene encoding feather keratin 1-like, whose product MSCYNQCLPCQPCGPTPLANSCNEPCVRQCQDSTVVIQPSPVVVTLPGPILSSFPQSTAVGSSTSAAVGSILSSEGVPISSGGFGLSGFGLSGFGSRNCGRRCLPC is encoded by the coding sequence atgtcctgctacaaccagtgcctgccctgccagccctgcggcccgaccccgctggccaacagctgcaacgagccctgcgtcaggcagtgccaggactccaccgtcgtcatccagccctcccccgtggtggtgaccctgcccggacccatcctcagctccttcccgcagAGCACCGCCGTGGgatcctccacctccgctgccgttggcagcatcctcagctctgagggagtgcccatctcctccggGGGCTTTggcctctccggcttcggcctctccggcttcggcAGCCGCAACTgcggcaggaggtgcctcccctgctaa
- the LOC129195296 gene encoding feather keratin 1-like, producing MSCYNQCLPCQPCGPTPLANSCNEPCVRQCQDSTVVIQPSPVVVTLPGPILSSFPQSTAVGSSTSAAVGSILSSEGVPISSGGFGLSGFGLSGFGSRNCGRRCLPC from the coding sequence atgtcctgctacaaccagtgcctgccctgccagccctgcggcccgaccccgctggccaacagctgcaacgagccctgcgtcaggcagtgccaggactccaccgtcgtcatccagccctcccccgtggtggtgaccctgcccggccccatcctcagctccttcccgcagAGCACCGCCGTGGgatcctccacctccgctgccgttggcagcatcctcagctctgagggagtgcccatctcctccggGGGCTTTGGCCTCTCTGGCTTCggcctctccggcttcggcAGCCGCAACTgcggcaggaggtgcctcccctgctaa